In Sphaeramia orbicularis chromosome 14, fSphaOr1.1, whole genome shotgun sequence, the following are encoded in one genomic region:
- the LOC115432630 gene encoding olfactory receptor 52N5-like, with protein MENLTLNEDLLILEGLKVISQFKTPAFILLLLSFIFIIVSNMGLVVLIFRSRSLRQPMYLLFCNLVINDIFGAAIIIPHVLKDILILHSERHIHYISCVAQSFCVHFHGIASHTVLMVMAFDRYQAICNPLRYTSIMTNRMVVKLSVVAWGSAFVMVVIPTGLTVRLSRCRRIIPNLFCDNPSLFNLSCENIFINNIYGLAHTVLLLSSSIGSVTLTYLKIAAVCVRSKSKSLNRKALQTCASHLAVHVLLVALGFIVIVLHRFPQFSDHRKIVTVMGPVLLPALNAVIYGVQIKEIRQTIMAFFQKMALKGK; from the coding sequence ATGGAAAATCTTACTTTAAATGAGGACCTCCTCATCTTGGAGGGATTAAAGGTCATTTCTCAGTTTAAGACCCCTGCctttatcctcctcctcctcagcttcATCTTCATCATAGTGTCTAACATGGGCCTGGTGGTGCTGATCTTTAGGAGCAGGAGCCTTCGTCAGCCCATGTACCTGCTCTTCTGTAACCTTGTCATTAATGATATTTTTGGAGCAGCGATAATAATCCCTCATGTTCTCAAAGACATTTTAATCCTTCACTCAGAGCGACACATTCATTACATAAGCTGTGTGGCTCAGTCTTTTTGTGTGCACTTTCATGGCATTGCTTCCCACACTGTACTTATGGTCATGGCCTTTGACCGATACCAGGCCATCTGTAACCCTCTACGCTACACCTCCATCATGACCAACAGGATGGTGGTGAAGCTGTCGGTGGTGGCGTGGGGGTCCGCTTTTGTGATGGTGGTCATACCCACGGGCCTCACCGTCCGCCTGTCACGCTGCAGGAGGATCATTCCCAACCTGTTCTGTGATAACCCCTCCTTGTTCAACCTTTCCTGTGAAAACATCTTCATCAATAACATCTATGGCCTCGCACACACCGTCCTCCTGCTCAGCTCTTCCATCGGCAGCGTCACACTCACCTACCTGAAAATCGCTGCAGTGTGTGTGCGCAGTAAAAGCAAATCTCTGAACAGGAAAGCGCTGCAGACCTGTGCTTCCCACCTGGCTGTGCACGTCCTGCTGGTGGCGCTGGGCTTCATCGTCATCGTCCTTCATCGATTCCCTCAGTTTTCCGATCACAGAAAGATAGTGACTGTAATGGGACCCGTTCTATTGCCAGCTTTGAATGCAGTGATCTACGGAGTGCAGATAAAAGAGATTAGGCAGACAATAATGGCATTTTTTCAGAAAATGGCTCTGAAAGGAAAATAA
- the LOC115432631 gene encoding olfactory receptor 8U1-like codes for MENLTLNEDLLILEGLKVTSQFKTPAFILLLLSFIFIIVSNMGLVVLIFRSRSLRQPMYLLFCNLVINDIFGAAIIIPHVLKDILILHSERYIHYINCVAQSFCVHFHGIASHTVLMVMAFDRYQAICNPLRYTSIMTNRMVVKLSVVAWGSAFVMVVIPTGLTVRLSRCRRIIPNLFCDNASLFNLSCENIFIDNIYGLAYTVLLLSSSIGSVTLTYLKIAAVCVRSKSKSLNRKALQTCASHLALYVLLVALGFIVIILHRFPQFSDHRKIVTVMGHIIIPALNAVIYGVQIKEIRQTIKALFHIHKLALKGK; via the coding sequence ATGGAAAATCTTACTTTAAATGAGGACCTCCTCATCTTGGAGGGATTAAAGGTCACTTCTCAGTTTAAGACCCCTGCctttatcctcctcctcctcagcttcATCTTCATCATAGTGTCTAACATGGGCCTGGTGGTGCTGATCTTTAGGAGCAGGAGCCTTCGTCAGCCCATGTACCTGCTCTTCTGTAACCTTGTCATTAATGATATTTTTGGAGCAGCGATAATAATCCCTCATGTTCTCAAAGACATTTTAATCCTTCACTCAGAGCGATACATTCATTACATAAACTGTGTGGCTCAGTCTTTTTGTGTGCACTTTCATGGCATTGCTTCCCACACTGTACTCATGGTCATGGCCTTTGACCGATACCAGGCCATCTGTAACCCTCTACGCTACACCTCCATCATGACCAACAGGATGGTGGTGAAGCTGTCGGTGGTGGCGTGGGGGTCTGCTTTTGTGATGGTGGTCATACCCACAGGCCTCACCGTCCGCCTGTCACGCTGCAGGAGGATCATTCCCAACCTGTTCTGTGATAACGCCTCTTTGTTCAACCTTTCCTGTGAAAACATCTTCATCGATAACATCTATGGCCTCGCATACACCGTCCTCCTGCTCAGCTCTTCCATCGGCAGCGTCACACTCACCTACCTGAAAATCGCTGCAGTGTGTGTGCGCAGTAAAAGCAAATCTCTGAACAGGAAAGCGCTGCAGACCTGTGCTTCCCACCTGGCTCTGTACGTCCTGCTGGTGGCGTTGGGCTTCATCGTCATCATCCTACATCGATTCCCTCAGTTTTCCGATCACAGAAAGATAGTGACTGTAATGGGACACATCATAATACCAGCTCTGAATGCAGTGATCTACGGTGTGCAGATAAAAGAGATCAGGCAGACAATAAAGGCTCTGTTTCACATCCACAAATTGGCTCTGAAAGGAAAATAA